A region from the Spea bombifrons isolate aSpeBom1 chromosome 7, aSpeBom1.2.pri, whole genome shotgun sequence genome encodes:
- the LOC128501912 gene encoding uncharacterized protein LOC128501912, translated as MERADRQVNNYDGSLGDNDIQSTSTRNTHNIEEDGSSCHQSSRAAHISGMYDGDESSYMSDTSDGEFLFSDTSLAISLSENESDFIVSLSRSGSVRSQSEDTAEEDDLRRRIRNPIQKRRKSRQDGSRVFQRALDMIKNQDMTRLRDMCQHNFFHLSCTDKEGKTLLHHAATHGSEHTCQVLLDSNVGLMNINKQDIFGKTALHYAMQTGNNKTIKLLLIKGAKSAYEIQNSSGPCTLEDTGSMRTGLS; from the exons ATGGAAAGGGCCGATCGTCAGGTCAATAACTATGATGGATCCCTTGGAGACAATGATATCCAAAGTACTTCTACACGAAATACACACAACATTGAGGAAGATGGATCAAGTTGCCATCAGTCTAGTCGTGCTGCTCACATTTCTGGCATGTATGATGGAGATGAAAGCAGCTACATGTCTGACACAAGTGATGGGGAATTTCTGTTCTCTGATACTTCTCTGGCTATAAGTTTATCAGAAAATGAATCAGATTTTATTGTTTCTCTTTCGAGGTCTGGCAGTGTGAGAAGCCAGTCAGAAGATACAGCTGAAGAAGATGACTTGAGG AGAAGAATCAGGAATCCCATTCAAAAGAGAAGGAAATCCAGACAAGACGGTTCACGCGTATTTCAGAGAGCtttagatatgataaaaaaccaAGATATGACCAGACTCAGGGATATGTGCCAACACAATTTCTTTCATCTTAG CTGTACGGATAAAGAAGGGAAGACTCTCTTACACCATGCAGCCACTCACGGGAGTGAACACACCTGccag GTCCTCCTTGATTCGAACGTAGGGTTGATGAATATAAACAAACAAGATATCTTTGGAAAGACAGCTTTGCATTATGCGATGCAAACTGGTAATAATAAGACAATAAAATTACTGCTGATCAAAGGGGCAAAGTCTGCGTACGAAATCCAGAACAGCTCTGGGCCTTGCACTTTGGAAGATACAGGAAGCATGAGAACAGGTttgagttaa
- the TMC7 gene encoding transmembrane channel-like protein 7 isoform X2 → MESVEREQSESRKFGTGIGSYFSFLRFLVLLNLVIFLLVFCFTTLPVAISKQGVLNSSLVVPTGVDSACTYYTPTGQGLLYFYSNIIDLLSGTGFLELTYLFYGYYTIDSVTVYIFKYSLPLAYVLVTITYLLLSILWIVKRAVTGFKQSLVHDSDRFQSYCNKIFAGWDFCTTDENYARLKHSSLQHELKTDLAEERIRQRKEKRTRGETIRIYLLRLFLNIIVIAVLGGCFYAIYLATVYSQEYSNNNAISQKTDTINLLVEYLPSIVITIANFITPVIFQTIVGYEDYAPAFEIRFTLIRCVFVRLASIAVLLISLWTRITSCESKNCSPCGYNHTLYPCWESRVGQEMYKLMIFDFLIIAAVTIFVEFPRKLLVTYCSWKPIKWWGQQEFEIPQNVLEIVYGQTICWIGTFYSPLLPAIATIKYFIIFYIKKISLMENCRPSTRPFRASSSNFFFQVILLIGLILACIPVGLGIAYIPASKACGPFMNFNTSWEIIPVTINSFPAGLQKTIYVIFSESFAVPFFLLSCLVMFYFIALAGAHKKVVQQLQEQLTMESRDKLFLIRRLTEAHSIRA, encoded by the exons ATGGAGTCAGTGGAAAGAGAGCAGTCGGAATCAA gAAAATTTGGCACTGGCATTGGGTCTTACTTCTCATTCCTTAGGTTTCTGGTGTTACTGAATCTTGTGATCTTTCTTTTGGTGTTTTGCTTCACTACACTGCCTGTTGCCATTTCCAAGCAAGGAGTTCTTAACAGCAGCCTGGTTGTTCCCACTGGCGTTG ATTCTGCATGTACATATTATACACCGACTGGTCAAGGACTTCTGTATTTCTACAGTAATATAATAGATCTACTCTCGGGGACG GGTTTCCTTGAACTGACATATTTATTCTATGGTTATTATACCATCGATTCCGTCACTGTTTACATCTTTAAGTACAGTTTGCCACTGGCCTATGTGCTGGTGACTATTACCTACCTGCTCTTGAGTATCCTCTGGATAGTTAAAAG GGCTGTGACTGGTTTTAAGCAAAGCTTGGTGCATGATTCTGATCGATTTCAAAGTTACTGCAACAAAATATTTGCAGGCTGGGATTTCTGCACCACAGATGAAAACTACGCTCGGTTAAAACACAGCAGTCTACAGCATGAACTGAAA ACAGACTTGGCAGAGGAAAGAATACGCCAGAGAAAAGAGAAACGAACAAGGGGAGAAACCATTAGGATCTATTTGTTGcgcttatttttaaatataattgtcATTGCTGTTTTGGGAGGCTGCTTTTACGCAATCTACTTGGCTACTGTCTATTCACaagaatacagtaataataat gctATCTCACAGAAAACTGACACCATTAACCTGCTTGTGGAGTATCTACCATCAATAGTAATCACCATAGCAAATTTTATAACGCCTGTAATCTTTCAAACAATTGTAGGTTACGAAGATTATGCGCCTGCCTTTGAAATCAGGTTTACGCTCATAAG GTGTGTGTTTGTCCGGTTGGCCAGCATTGCTGTACTGCTAATCTCGCTCTGGACTCGCATCACTTCGTGCGAAAGCAAGAACTGCAGCCCTTGTGGATATAACCATACGTTATACCCT TGTTGGGAGTCTAGAGTTGGGCAGGAAATGTACAAGTTGATGATTTTTGACTTTTTAATAATTGCTGCAGTGACAATTTTTGTGGAATTTCCTAGAAA GTTGCTAGTCACCTACTGTTCGTGGAAGCCCATTAAGTGGTGGGGGCAGCAAGAATTTGAGATTCCTCAGAATGTGCTGGAAATAGTGTATGGGCAGACAATCTGCTGGATAGGAACATTTTATTCACCCCTCCTGCCGGCCATAGCAACTATAAAGTATTTCATTATCTTTTACAtcaaaaag ATTAGTCTTATGGAGAACTGCAGGCCTTCAACTAGGCCTTTCCGGGCATCCAGCTCCAACTTCTTCTTCCAGGTGATATTGCTGATAGGTCTTATCTTGGCATGCATTCCTGTGGGACTCGGAATCGCATA TATACCAGCATCTAAAGCATGTGGGCCGTTCATGAACTTCAACACTTCTTGGGAAATTATCCCAGTTACAATAAACTCATTCCCAGCGGGCCTGCAGAAGACTATCTACGTCATTTTCTCAGAATCATTTGCCgttccatttttcctgctatCTTG TCTTGTCATGTTCTACTTCATTGCTCTTGCCGGAGCGCACAAGAAAGTGGTGCAGCAACTCCAAGAACAGTTAACTATG GAAAGCCGAGATAAGCTTTTTCTTATCAGAAGACTGACCGAAGCACACAGCATCAGGGCATAA
- the TMC7 gene encoding transmembrane channel-like protein 7 isoform X1 produces the protein MNAEPHVSSVHRQPESDGDNDVFLPEGSVVPANQFLHELPSYQSLLRRRPSNYGTMESRRSVRRMTTSLSREPSRVGSIHEEYNNMPLRDYALSIQEKRKIRNIQLSRSQYISGWSQWKESSRNQVRKFKDDFAELFSYLMLWRSNINSIEGKFGTGIGSYFSFLRFLVLLNLVIFLLVFCFTTLPVAISKQGVLNSSLVVPTGVDSACTYYTPTGQGLLYFYSNIIDLLSGTGFLELTYLFYGYYTIDSVTVYIFKYSLPLAYVLVTITYLLLSILWIVKRAVTGFKQSLVHDSDRFQSYCNKIFAGWDFCTTDENYARLKHSSLQHELKTDLAEERIRQRKEKRTRGETIRIYLLRLFLNIIVIAVLGGCFYAIYLATVYSQEYSNNNAISQKTDTINLLVEYLPSIVITIANFITPVIFQTIVGYEDYAPAFEIRFTLIRCVFVRLASIAVLLISLWTRITSCESKNCSPCGYNHTLYPCWESRVGQEMYKLMIFDFLIIAAVTIFVEFPRKLLVTYCSWKPIKWWGQQEFEIPQNVLEIVYGQTICWIGTFYSPLLPAIATIKYFIIFYIKKISLMENCRPSTRPFRASSSNFFFQVILLIGLILACIPVGLGIAYIPASKACGPFMNFNTSWEIIPVTINSFPAGLQKTIYVIFSESFAVPFFLLSCLVMFYFIALAGAHKKVVQQLQEQLTMESRDKLFLIRRLTEAHSIRA, from the exons atgtcTTTCTCCCTGAAGGAAGTGTGGTGCCTGCCAATCAGTTTTTACATGAACTGCCAAGTTACCAGTCTCTTCTGCGCAGGAGACCCTCAAACTATGGAACCATGGAGAGTCGCAGAAGTGTCCGACGTATGACTACGTCACTGTCCCGTGAGCCAAGTCGCGTGGGCTCAATCCATgaagaatataataatatgcCTCTCCGTGACTATGCGCTTAGCAtacaagaaaaaaggaaaatcag GAATATTCAATTGTCACGTTCCCAGTACATTTCAGGATGGAGTCAGTGGAAAGAGAGCAGTCGGAATCAAGTGAGAAAGTTCAAGGATGATTTTGCAGAGTTATTTTCTTACCTTATGCTGTGGCGAAGTAATATCAATAGCATAGAGG gAAAATTTGGCACTGGCATTGGGTCTTACTTCTCATTCCTTAGGTTTCTGGTGTTACTGAATCTTGTGATCTTTCTTTTGGTGTTTTGCTTCACTACACTGCCTGTTGCCATTTCCAAGCAAGGAGTTCTTAACAGCAGCCTGGTTGTTCCCACTGGCGTTG ATTCTGCATGTACATATTATACACCGACTGGTCAAGGACTTCTGTATTTCTACAGTAATATAATAGATCTACTCTCGGGGACG GGTTTCCTTGAACTGACATATTTATTCTATGGTTATTATACCATCGATTCCGTCACTGTTTACATCTTTAAGTACAGTTTGCCACTGGCCTATGTGCTGGTGACTATTACCTACCTGCTCTTGAGTATCCTCTGGATAGTTAAAAG GGCTGTGACTGGTTTTAAGCAAAGCTTGGTGCATGATTCTGATCGATTTCAAAGTTACTGCAACAAAATATTTGCAGGCTGGGATTTCTGCACCACAGATGAAAACTACGCTCGGTTAAAACACAGCAGTCTACAGCATGAACTGAAA ACAGACTTGGCAGAGGAAAGAATACGCCAGAGAAAAGAGAAACGAACAAGGGGAGAAACCATTAGGATCTATTTGTTGcgcttatttttaaatataattgtcATTGCTGTTTTGGGAGGCTGCTTTTACGCAATCTACTTGGCTACTGTCTATTCACaagaatacagtaataataat gctATCTCACAGAAAACTGACACCATTAACCTGCTTGTGGAGTATCTACCATCAATAGTAATCACCATAGCAAATTTTATAACGCCTGTAATCTTTCAAACAATTGTAGGTTACGAAGATTATGCGCCTGCCTTTGAAATCAGGTTTACGCTCATAAG GTGTGTGTTTGTCCGGTTGGCCAGCATTGCTGTACTGCTAATCTCGCTCTGGACTCGCATCACTTCGTGCGAAAGCAAGAACTGCAGCCCTTGTGGATATAACCATACGTTATACCCT TGTTGGGAGTCTAGAGTTGGGCAGGAAATGTACAAGTTGATGATTTTTGACTTTTTAATAATTGCTGCAGTGACAATTTTTGTGGAATTTCCTAGAAA GTTGCTAGTCACCTACTGTTCGTGGAAGCCCATTAAGTGGTGGGGGCAGCAAGAATTTGAGATTCCTCAGAATGTGCTGGAAATAGTGTATGGGCAGACAATCTGCTGGATAGGAACATTTTATTCACCCCTCCTGCCGGCCATAGCAACTATAAAGTATTTCATTATCTTTTACAtcaaaaag ATTAGTCTTATGGAGAACTGCAGGCCTTCAACTAGGCCTTTCCGGGCATCCAGCTCCAACTTCTTCTTCCAGGTGATATTGCTGATAGGTCTTATCTTGGCATGCATTCCTGTGGGACTCGGAATCGCATA TATACCAGCATCTAAAGCATGTGGGCCGTTCATGAACTTCAACACTTCTTGGGAAATTATCCCAGTTACAATAAACTCATTCCCAGCGGGCCTGCAGAAGACTATCTACGTCATTTTCTCAGAATCATTTGCCgttccatttttcctgctatCTTG TCTTGTCATGTTCTACTTCATTGCTCTTGCCGGAGCGCACAAGAAAGTGGTGCAGCAACTCCAAGAACAGTTAACTATG GAAAGCCGAGATAAGCTTTTTCTTATCAGAAGACTGACCGAAGCACACAGCATCAGGGCATAA